One region of Citrus sinensis cultivar Valencia sweet orange chromosome 6, DVS_A1.0, whole genome shotgun sequence genomic DNA includes:
- the LOC102628843 gene encoding probable LRR receptor-like serine/threonine-protein kinase At3g47570, producing the protein MSTHSVYFSSMFLFFMTLFQVAALEDGDRAALQAFKSMIAHEPQGILNSWNDSRHFCEWEGITCGRRHRRVTALDLMSKSLSGSLSPHLGNLSFLREINLSNNTIQGEIPPEFGRLFRLEALFLSNNSLVGKIPANLSYCSRLTVLCIEYNKLQGRIPLEFVSLSKLKDLSLAKNKLTGGIPPFLGNLTSLEVLSLAGNSFGRNIPDSLGQLKQLKILAIGGNNLSGPIPPSIYNLSFLVVFSVSHNQIHGSLPPSLGLLLPNLKFFQIHHNFFSGSIPISLSNASKLEHIEIANNNFSGKLSVNFGGMKNLSLLNLQFSNLGSGESDEMGFMNSLTNCSKLRVLSLGGNQFRGALPHSIANLSSQLQILILSSNQFYGSIPLGIGNLVDLYLLGMVENQFTGAIPKEMGKLQKLQGLDFSGNHFSGEIPSSLGNLSSLYEVFFNNNNLSGVIPFSLGNLKRLAFLEMSGNELSGTIPEDIFNISYLSNSLNLARNHLVGIIPPRIGNLRALRSFDVSNNDLSGEIPIELGHCSSLEEIYLAGNLFHGSIPSFFNALKGVQKIDLSRNNLSGQIPIFLEALSLEYLNLSFNDFEGKIPAKGIFANASAISVVGCNRLCGGIPELQLPKCTESKSSSQKISRRLKIIISAITAFSGFFMVSFFILYWHKWRRGPSRLPSRPMMRKALPKMSYKSLLKATNGFSSTHLIGVGSFGCVYKGALDEDGIVVAIKVINLQCEGASKSFMAECKALKNIRHRNLVKVITSCSSIDFQGNDFKAIVYEYMPNGSLEKWLHPHAVPKRDKEIEIKLTLLQRISIAIDVASALDYLHHHCQEPILHCDLKPSNILLDNDLSGHIGDFGLARFHQEVSNSTLSSSVGVKGTIGYTAPEYGLGSEVSTNGDVYSYGILLLEMVTAKKPTDVMFEGDLNLHNFARMALPNQVMDIVDPILRNDEEILASTDKCRRMQTGINSRLECLISMVKIGVACSMESPQDRMNMTNVVHELQSVKNILLELETVFNKQTEN; encoded by the exons ATGAGTACCCACtctgtttatttttcatccatgtttctttttttcatgaCATTGTTCCAAGTTGCAGCCTTAGAGGATGGAGATCGTGCGGCCCTGCAGGCCTTCAAGTCAATGATTGCTCATGAGCCGCAAGGAATCTTGAACTCATGGAATGATTCTCGCCATTTCTGCGAATGGGAGGGCATTACATGCGGTCGCAGGCACAGAAGAGTCACGGCCCTAGACCTAATGTCAAAATCCTTGAGTGGCTCATTGTCTCCGCACCTGGGCAACCTCAGCTTCCTAAGAGAGATCAATCTCAGCAATAACACTATTCAAGGTGAAATCCCTCCTGAATTTGGGCGTCTGTTCAGGTTAGAagctctttttctttcaaataactCCCTGGTTGGGAAAATTCCAGCCAACTTGTCTTATTGTTCCAGGCTCACAGTATTATGCATAGAATACAACAAGCTACAAGGAAGAATTCCATTAGAGTTTGTCTCTCTATCCAAACTCAAAGATCTATCTTTAGCCAAAAACAAATTGACAGGAGGCATCCCACCTTTTCTCGGGAATCTAACATCCCTGGAAGTTCTGTCTCTAGCTGGGAATTCTTTTGGAAGAAATATTCCAGATTCATTGGGTCAATTGAAACAGTTGAAAATTCTTGCTATTGGCGGAAACAACCTCTCCGGTCCAATCCCTCCTTCCATTTACAATCTTTCCTTCCTTGTCGTTTTTTCAGTATCTCATAATCAAATTCATGGAAGCCTTCCACCAAGTTTAGGTCTTCTTCTTCCTAATCTCAAATTCTTCCAAATCCACCACAACTTCTTCAGCGGATCCATTCCAATATCTCTATCCAATGCTTCAAAACTCGAACATATTGAAATTGCGAATAACAATTTTTCCGGAAAACTTTCAGTCAATTTTGGAGGCATGAAGAATCTTTCATTGCTAAATTTACAATTCAGTAACTTAGGAAGTGGGGAAAGTGATGAAATGGGGTTTATGAATTCTTTAACCAACTGTAGCAAATTGCGAGTTCTCAGTTTAGGTGGAAATCAATTCAGAGGAGCATTGCCTCATTCAATAGCTAATTTGTCAAGTcaacttcaaattttaatcctTTCTTCTAATCAGTTTTATGGAAGCATCCCTTTAGGAATAGGTAACCTTGTTGACTTGTATTTATTAGGGATGGTGGAAAACCAATTTACAGGCGCAATTCCTAAAGAAATGGGTAAGCTTCAGAAGTTACAGGGCTTGGATTTTAGTGGCAACCATTTCTCAGGGGAAATTCCTTCCTCTCTGGGAAATCTATCTTCATTATACGAAGTTTtctttaacaataataatttatcaggAGTCATCCCTTTTAGTCTAGGAAATTTGAAGCGATTGGCATTTTTAGAAATGAGCGGAAATGAACTTAGTGGAACTATCCCAGAAGACATTTTCAATATATCCtatctttcaaattcactGAATTTAGCCCGAAACCACTTAGTTGGTATTATACCTCCAAGGATCGGTAATCTGAGAGCTTTGAGGAGTTTCGATGTGTCTAATAATGACTTGTCCGGTGAAATTCCAATTGAACTGGGTCATTGCTCTAGTCTTGAAGAGATTTATCTAGCGGGAAATTTATTCCACGGATCCattccttcatttttcaatGCTTTAAAAGGTGTTCAAAAGATTGATCTTTCGAGAAATAATTTGTCTGGCCAAATTCCAATATTCCTCGAGGCTCTTTCTTTGGAGTATCTTAACTTATCCTTCAATGATTTTGAGGGGAAAATACCTGCAAAAGGAATTTTTGCAAATGCAAGTGCAATATCAGTTGTAGGTTGTAATAGACTTTGTGGGGGCATACCCGAATTGCAGCTGCCCAAATGCACTGAGAGCAAATCAAGCAGTCAGAAGATCTCTCGAagactaaaaataataatctcaGCTATAACTGCCTTTTCTGGATTTTTCATGgtgtcatttttcattttatattggCACAAATGGAGGAGGGGACCTTCCAGGCTTCCTTCAAGACCAATGATGAGAAAAGCACTTCCAAAGATGTCTTACAAAAGCCTCCTCAAAGCAACTAATGGGTTTTCTTCAACACACTTGATTGGAGTGGGTAGCTTTGGCTGTGTGTATAAGGGAGCACTTGATGAAGATGGAATTGTTGTTGCAATTAAAGTGATTAACCTTCAATGCGAAGGAGCATCTAAGAGTTTCATGGCTGAGTGCAAAGCCTTGAAAAATATCCGTCATAGAAATCTTGTTAAGGTCATAACTTCATGCTCAAGTATTGATTTTCAAGGTAACGACTTTAAAGCTATTGTTTATGAGTACATGCCAAATGGGAGTCTTGAAAAATGGTTGCATCCACATGCAGTCCCAAAAAGAgacaaagaaattgaaattaaacttACCCTTCTTCAAAGAATAAGCATCGCAATTGATGTGGCATCTGCACTAGACTATCTTCATCACCACTGCCAAGAACCAATTCTCCATTGTGATCTAAAACCAAGCAATATCCTTCTCGATAATGACTTGTCTGGTCATATTGGTGATTTTGGACTAGCTAGATTTCATCAAGAAGTCTCAAATTCAACTTTAAGTAGCTCTGTTGGAGTAAAGGGAACAATTGGCTATACAGCCCCAG AGTATGGCCTTGGAAGTGAGGTGTCAACAAATGGAGATGTTTATAGCTACGGAATATTGCTGTTGGAAATGGTGACAGCAAAAAAACCCACGGATGTTATGTTTGAGGGAGACTTGAATCTTCATAACTTTGCAAGAATGGCCTTGCCTAATCAAGTGATGGATATTGTGGATCCAATACTTCGAAATGACGAAGAAATTTTGGCTAGTACTGATAAGTGTAGGCGAATGCAAACAGGAATCAACAGCAGACTAGAATGTCTTATTTCTATGGTCAAAATCGGAGTTGCTTGTTCAATGGAGTCACCGCAAGATCGAATGAACATGACTAATGTTGTCCATGAGTTACAATCAGTCAAGAATATCCTCCTTGAACTTGAAACTGTGTTCAACAAGCAGACTGAAAACTAG